In the genome of Leeuwenhoekiella sp. MAR_2009_132, one region contains:
- a CDS encoding TolC family protein: MRKSLILLACVFGFLNYSQAQDSTEVQSYALSLQDAIIYGLNNSYSAKNAQTDVEIALKQKWEIIAQGLPQITGEITYQNQLIQPTSFIPAQFFDPNAAAGTFIPVQFSPKQNAAATATWNQLIFDGSYIVGVQSSKTLLQISENAKVKTDLEVKQAVIEAYGNVLLAEESVIILQKNLKTLDKNLSDTRKIFENGLTEEEDVEQLQITYLGLETQLNNTIRQLAIAYDMLKLTLGITIDSKLQVTDSLEDLAMQYYDLNLLTQSIDPENNIDYRIAADQTNLAQTEVKLEKSKALPRLSAYVNYGASGASNDFSFLSDEQRYFEQSIVGVSLTVPIFSSGMRAAKTAQKELAYKKSLEDLEQTRNQVKLQMATARNDYQFALDNFSTQEKNLALAERIENKNSIKFFEGIASSFELSEAQTQLYQAQQDYLQAMYEVIANKAALEKTLDTSVYQPQQN; the protein is encoded by the coding sequence ATGCGAAAATCCCTAATTCTCTTAGCGTGTGTATTTGGCTTCCTAAATTATAGCCAGGCACAAGACAGTACAGAGGTACAATCGTATGCGCTAAGCTTACAAGACGCCATTATTTATGGCTTAAACAACAGTTATAGTGCAAAAAATGCACAGACAGATGTTGAGATTGCCCTTAAACAAAAATGGGAAATCATAGCACAAGGACTACCACAGATAACAGGTGAAATAACCTATCAAAACCAGTTGATACAACCTACGTCATTCATTCCCGCTCAATTTTTTGACCCGAATGCTGCCGCAGGAACCTTTATCCCCGTTCAGTTTAGCCCAAAACAAAATGCGGCCGCTACTGCAACCTGGAATCAACTAATTTTTGACGGTTCCTATATTGTAGGTGTTCAGTCTTCAAAAACCTTGCTTCAGATTTCTGAAAATGCAAAGGTTAAAACAGACTTAGAGGTAAAACAAGCTGTTATAGAGGCTTATGGTAATGTTTTACTTGCTGAAGAAAGTGTTATAATACTTCAGAAAAACCTAAAAACCTTAGATAAAAATTTATCTGACACCCGGAAGATTTTTGAAAATGGCCTTACGGAAGAGGAAGATGTAGAGCAATTACAAATCACCTATTTAGGTCTTGAAACTCAATTAAACAATACCATACGTCAACTTGCTATCGCTTATGATATGCTTAAGCTGACGTTAGGCATCACAATAGACAGCAAACTACAGGTTACAGACAGTCTTGAAGATTTAGCTATGCAATACTATGATCTAAACCTACTTACCCAGTCTATAGACCCAGAAAATAATATTGATTACCGCATTGCGGCAGATCAAACAAATCTTGCACAGACTGAAGTTAAACTTGAAAAAAGTAAAGCTTTACCTAGACTGAGTGCCTATGTAAATTATGGTGCTTCAGGTGCGAGCAATGATTTTAGTTTTCTTAGCGATGAGCAGCGTTATTTTGAACAGTCTATTGTAGGCGTATCGCTTACAGTACCTATTTTTAGTAGCGGAATGCGTGCAGCAAAAACCGCTCAAAAAGAACTGGCCTACAAAAAAAGTCTTGAAGATCTTGAGCAGACTCGCAATCAAGTAAAATTACAAATGGCTACTGCACGTAATGATTATCAATTTGCCCTAGATAATTTTAGCACTCAAGAGAAAAATCTGGCATTGGCAGAGCGTATTGAAAATAAAAATTCGATTAAATTCTTTGAAGGTATCGCCAGCAGCTTTGAACTTAGTGAAGCACAAACCCAACTCTACCAGGCACAACAAGATTACTTACAAGCTATGTATGAAGTTATTGCAAATAAAGCTGCATTAGAAAAAACATTAGACACCAGCGTTTATCAACCTCAACAAAACTAA
- a CDS encoding carboxypeptidase-like regulatory domain-containing protein: MKQFNFLWYLRVLFFLSISVGGFAQETITGSVKSSSGGTIPFANVIEKGTSNGTTTDFDGNFSIKVSELPTTLVFSTLGFTSAERKITDASAVTIVLQESTESLEEVVVTGLATSVKRSNLANAVATISAEALTGTTAPPTLDAALYGEFPGAVVSANSGAPGGGLNIKLRGATSINGNTQPLYIIDGVYIDNSSIASGLNVVSAAAAGGSASNQDNPSNRIADINPEDIANIEILKGASAAAIYGSRAAAGVVIITTKKGKTGETQYSFSQNLGFTSVITLLGMRDYTEQRVLDSFGADAAAQFVQAQNQNRLVDYEKEMFGRKGLVSNTNFSMSGGSDKTRFYSGVSYVSENGIVQNTGYDKISLRLNLDHRAADFIKLGLSTNFINSSSDRGYFNNDNTGTSIGVALTATTPWLQLFPDANGNYPNNPREPLTFCKPEIW; this comes from the coding sequence ATGAAGCAATTTAACTTTTTGTGGTATTTAAGGGTTTTATTTTTCTTGAGCATATCCGTGGGGGGATTTGCCCAAGAGACAATAACGGGATCTGTAAAGAGCAGTAGCGGAGGTACTATACCTTTTGCAAATGTTATAGAAAAAGGTACTTCTAATGGTACAACAACAGATTTTGATGGTAATTTTTCGATTAAAGTAAGTGAATTACCTACAACATTAGTTTTCTCAACTTTAGGTTTTACATCTGCCGAACGCAAAATCACTGATGCCAGTGCTGTAACTATTGTTTTGCAAGAATCAACAGAATCTTTAGAAGAAGTTGTAGTTACGGGTCTTGCAACCTCGGTAAAGCGATCTAATCTTGCTAATGCAGTAGCAACAATATCTGCGGAAGCTTTAACAGGAACAACTGCACCGCCTACATTAGACGCTGCATTATACGGTGAATTTCCGGGAGCGGTAGTAAGTGCAAACTCTGGTGCGCCGGGAGGAGGTTTAAACATTAAATTAAGAGGAGCAACGTCTATCAACGGAAACACACAGCCTCTTTATATTATTGATGGGGTTTATATTGACAACTCTTCAATAGCATCAGGTTTAAATGTGGTTTCTGCCGCTGCCGCAGGAGGTAGCGCGTCTAACCAGGATAACCCCTCTAACCGTATTGCAGATATAAACCCAGAGGATATAGCAAATATCGAAATCTTAAAAGGAGCATCTGCTGCAGCTATTTATGGCTCTCGTGCAGCTGCCGGGGTGGTTATTATAACCACTAAAAAAGGTAAAACCGGAGAAACACAATATAGTTTCTCTCAAAATTTAGGTTTTACAAGTGTCATCACATTATTGGGTATGCGTGACTATACAGAGCAACGCGTATTAGATTCTTTTGGAGCAGATGCTGCTGCACAGTTTGTACAGGCTCAAAATCAAAACAGGCTGGTAGATTATGAAAAAGAGATGTTTGGTCGTAAAGGTCTGGTGAGCAATACTAACTTTAGTATGAGTGGAGGAAGTGATAAAACACGCTTTTACTCTGGGGTGTCTTATGTTTCTGAAAACGGGATTGTACAAAATACTGGCTATGATAAAATCTCTTTACGTCTAAATCTTGATCACCGTGCTGCAGATTTCATTAAATTAGGATTAAGTACAAACTTTATCAATTCGTCTTCAGATAGAGGGTATTTTAATAATGATAATACAGGAACTTCAATAGGTGTGGCACTAACCGCTACAACACCGTGGTTGCAATTATTTCCTGATGCAAATGGGAATTATCCTAACAACCCGCGGGAGCCTCTAACATTTTGCAAACCCGAGATCTGGTAA
- a CDS encoding efflux RND transporter permease subunit, with amino-acid sequence MSEKKISKKKNQVDKEFGMSSWAIDNPTVIYVIMALLLVMGGIAYYVMPREAFPEINETKIYISAPYPGNTAEDVEKLITDPLEDRLKNVSGVTEITSTSQENYALITIEFEDDISVESAKQEVKDEVDSEKANEDWPVSNGVKVEPNVFDLSLSEEQPILNVNIQGNYQVEQLKKFGEYLQDEIEDLPEIKEVSIRGAQDKEVEVAVDVTKMNAAQVSFDDILNTIRNGNMTMAAGNLINSGQRRTIRILGEIQKPSELENFIVKSQNGAVYLRDIASITFKEEDKTTYAREWGENVVMLDVKKRSGKNMVEAVEKINTILAEAQANEFPPDVKITTANDQSEKTINQVNDLVNNIIFGIILVVGVLTFFLGFRNALFVGFAIPMSMFMSFMILNALGYTMNTMILFALIMGLGMLVDNGIVVVENVYRLMDEEGMSRIEAAKKGIGEIAFPIIISTLTTVAAFVPLGTWPGVMGQFMIYFPITLSVVLGSSLFVAIFINSMLVSKFMDVDQKILTRKQLIRLTLVLVPIGILILIFGGAIRGIGSVMIVTAIIFWLYKYSIKGAAEYFQNHSLVWLENKYKSFLTWALKGRKPSVLVISTFLLLILVFIGFGASVGSQRTSIEFFPDNKPNQIIVYIEYPEGTDISKTNTIAKDIEKRVYAILNDERYLNGDFNFLVESAVSQVGEGAGNPQTDGGSAAEMPHRAKITATMREYKFRNGADSEELRTRVQSELTDAYPGVAISVEKDASGPAAGYPINIELEGTDYNELIATAENMRSFINSRNIPGIEELKIDVNRAKPAMQVIVDREKAGALGVASGQVGNQLRRALFGEKAGIYKEDGEDYDINVRFEEDDRYNTSALFDQNITFRDAATGVIKEIPVSAVATKKNTSSFSAIKHRDTKRVVTVYSGLAPGFVDATAVVTKIQAEMQSFTALPDSIHIDYTGQIEEQNKQMQFLMGAFFGGLALIFFILIFQFSSISKPTIIMIAIFLSFIGVFGGILITGASFVIMMTMMGIISLAGIVVNNGVVLLDYTQLLVDRRIVQLDLDDDALLPKSEVIDIVVESGRARLRPVLLTAITTVLGLIPLAIGINIDFFGLFSSFDAGFYIGGDNVIFWGPLAWSVIYGLIIATFLTLIIVPLLYLMVHKFKLRIHGKKNTSVEAETQEIE; translated from the coding sequence ATGAGCGAAAAGAAAATAAGTAAGAAAAAAAATCAGGTAGATAAAGAATTTGGCATGTCAAGCTGGGCGATAGACAACCCCACCGTGATCTATGTCATAATGGCTTTACTTCTGGTAATGGGTGGTATCGCATATTATGTTATGCCACGGGAGGCATTTCCTGAAATTAATGAAACTAAAATTTACATATCTGCTCCTTACCCGGGGAATACTGCTGAAGATGTAGAAAAATTAATTACAGACCCTCTTGAAGACCGTTTAAAAAATGTTTCGGGAGTAACAGAGATTACCTCTACCTCTCAAGAAAATTATGCCCTCATCACCATAGAATTTGAAGATGATATTTCGGTAGAAAGCGCTAAGCAAGAAGTTAAAGACGAGGTAGATTCTGAAAAGGCAAATGAAGACTGGCCGGTTTCAAACGGTGTTAAAGTTGAACCTAATGTATTTGACTTAAGCTTATCTGAAGAACAGCCTATTCTTAATGTGAATATTCAGGGGAATTATCAGGTAGAGCAACTTAAAAAGTTTGGAGAATACCTTCAGGATGAAATAGAAGACCTTCCGGAAATTAAAGAAGTTTCTATACGTGGTGCTCAGGATAAAGAAGTTGAAGTTGCTGTAGATGTGACTAAAATGAATGCTGCGCAGGTAAGTTTTGACGATATCCTAAACACCATTCGCAATGGCAACATGACTATGGCTGCCGGTAACTTAATTAACAGCGGACAACGCCGAACCATTAGAATACTTGGCGAAATACAAAAACCTTCAGAGCTTGAGAATTTTATTGTTAAGTCTCAAAACGGAGCTGTTTACTTACGGGATATAGCAAGTATCACTTTTAAAGAAGAAGACAAAACTACGTATGCCCGCGAATGGGGAGAAAATGTAGTGATGCTCGACGTTAAAAAACGATCTGGTAAAAACATGGTTGAGGCGGTTGAGAAAATCAACACCATTTTAGCAGAAGCACAGGCAAATGAATTTCCTCCAGACGTAAAAATAACTACTGCAAACGATCAATCAGAAAAGACAATTAACCAGGTAAATGATCTGGTTAATAACATCATATTTGGTATTATTCTGGTTGTAGGCGTACTTACGTTTTTCCTTGGGTTTAGAAATGCACTTTTTGTAGGTTTTGCAATCCCAATGTCTATGTTCATGTCATTTATGATCCTGAATGCTTTAGGATATACGATGAATACGATGATCCTTTTTGCCCTTATTATGGGTCTGGGGATGCTCGTTGACAACGGTATTGTAGTGGTAGAAAATGTCTATCGCTTGATGGATGAAGAAGGAATGTCCCGTATTGAAGCCGCAAAAAAAGGTATTGGTGAGATTGCATTTCCTATTATTATATCTACACTTACGACTGTGGCTGCCTTTGTTCCGTTAGGGACCTGGCCAGGCGTAATGGGGCAGTTTATGATTTACTTCCCTATCACACTTTCTGTAGTATTGGGCTCTTCATTATTTGTGGCCATATTCATCAACTCGATGTTGGTTAGTAAGTTTATGGATGTTGACCAGAAAATTCTAACCAGAAAACAGCTAATTAGACTTACACTGGTTTTAGTGCCAATAGGTATTTTAATTCTAATTTTCGGCGGTGCTATACGCGGTATAGGTTCTGTAATGATTGTAACTGCAATTATCTTCTGGCTGTATAAATACAGCATAAAAGGAGCTGCAGAATATTTTCAGAATCACAGCTTGGTTTGGTTAGAAAACAAATACAAATCATTTTTAACCTGGGCCTTAAAAGGAAGAAAACCTTCTGTTCTGGTAATTTCTACTTTCCTACTACTAATTCTTGTATTTATAGGATTTGGAGCTTCGGTAGGATCACAACGTACGAGTATCGAATTTTTCCCAGACAATAAACCCAACCAAATAATTGTCTATATAGAATATCCTGAAGGAACAGATATCTCTAAGACAAATACCATCGCAAAAGATATTGAAAAGCGCGTGTATGCTATTCTTAATGATGAGCGCTACCTTAACGGAGATTTCAATTTTCTGGTAGAAAGTGCTGTTTCACAAGTGGGTGAAGGCGCCGGAAATCCACAGACAGATGGTGGTAGTGCAGCAGAAATGCCACACCGTGCTAAGATTACAGCGACTATGCGGGAGTACAAATTCCGTAATGGTGCAGATTCTGAAGAATTACGTACCCGTGTTCAGTCTGAATTGACAGATGCTTACCCGGGTGTAGCCATTTCGGTTGAAAAAGATGCTTCAGGTCCTGCGGCGGGATATCCTATAAATATCGAACTTGAAGGCACAGATTACAATGAGTTAATCGCTACCGCTGAAAATATGCGCAGCTTTATCAACTCTAGAAACATACCCGGAATTGAAGAATTAAAGATTGATGTTAACCGTGCTAAACCGGCAATGCAAGTTATTGTAGATCGTGAGAAAGCAGGTGCTCTGGGTGTTGCCAGCGGTCAGGTAGGTAACCAGCTTCGTAGAGCTCTTTTTGGTGAGAAAGCGGGTATTTATAAGGAAGACGGAGAAGATTATGATATTAATGTACGTTTTGAAGAAGACGATCGTTACAATACTTCGGCATTATTTGATCAAAATATAACTTTTAGAGATGCTGCGACAGGGGTAATTAAAGAAATTCCGGTTTCTGCGGTTGCTACAAAGAAAAACACCTCGTCTTTTAGTGCTATTAAACACAGAGATACTAAACGTGTTGTAACTGTTTATTCGGGCTTAGCCCCTGGTTTTGTTGATGCAACTGCCGTGGTTACTAAAATACAGGCAGAAATGCAGTCTTTTACAGCCTTACCAGACAGTATTCATATTGATTATACCGGTCAGATTGAAGAACAAAATAAGCAAATGCAGTTTTTAATGGGAGCGTTTTTTGGCGGTCTTGCATTAATATTCTTTATTCTTATTTTTCAGTTCTCTTCTATTTCTAAGCCTACTATAATTATGATAGCAATTTTCTTGAGCTTCATAGGTGTTTTTGGAGGTATTCTAATTACGGGAGCTTCTTTCGTTATTATGATGACGATGATGGGTATAATCTCGTTAGCCGGGATTGTAGTAAACAATGGTGTTGTACTATTAGATTATACACAACTTCTAGTAGATCGTAGAATTGTACAGCTTGACCTTGATGACGACGCGTTACTTCCTAAAAGTGAAGTTATAGATATAGTTGTAGAAAGTGGTCGTGCCCGTCTAAGACCGGTACTTCTAACAGCTATCACAACAGTATTAGGTTTAATACCGCTTGCAATAGGTATCAACATAGATTTCTTTGGCTTATTTAGTTCGTTTGACGCCGGTTTTTACATTGGTGGGGACAATGTAATATTCTGGGGTCCATTAGCCTGGTCTGTAATTTACGGTCTGATTATAGCTACCTTCTTAACGCTAATTATTGTGCCGTTACTGTATTTAATGGTACATAAATTTAAACTGCGTATTCACGGAAAAAAGAATACATCTGTTGAAGCTGAAACTCAGGAAATCGAGTAA
- a CDS encoding TonB-dependent receptor domain-containing protein, with product MQTRDLVTNREKTNRFIMGGTANIDLYKAEKSNLELILRGGLDFYNLETIALFPKELQFQQPEQGGVDGVSVQGANSNKQYNLSAFLVHNYTASERLDFRTQLGITKEVFDRNSYLITATDLIASESNVDQAGNIGVNQFRLKQQDAGFFVQEEINFEDKLIAAIGVRGDRSSNNGDANQLYYYPKASLAANIHEFGLWEEDSFLNQLKLRAAYGEAGNFPSYGSLFTSYFASSTGGLSGISLLGTLGNPDLQPERQKEFETGIDIGLLNNRITASVTYYVKKVDDLILQAAKEPSSGFDSEFVNAGKLQNKGIEISLDATIAQSENFSWDAGINFFKNKSKITQLDIPAFNIGAFGATLGTFRIEEGQSATQIVGIGPNPGENGLQKFGDAEPDFQIGFNNNIKYDNFSLSFLWQWKKGGDNINLTNLLSDLNGTSHDFDTIDLDPDGQLGNGPYRVSQLGSSAKVFVQDASYIRLREIGLYYTLPSGVLDNFLGGTFSQIKLGFSGTNLINIFDYNSYDPEVSNFGSNGIFTGVEVTPFPSSKRYLFNVSFKF from the coding sequence TTGCAAACCCGAGATCTGGTAACAAACCGTGAGAAAACAAATCGTTTTATAATGGGTGGTACAGCTAATATAGATTTATATAAAGCTGAAAAATCAAATCTTGAGTTGATATTAAGAGGAGGACTTGACTTTTACAATCTTGAAACCATTGCTTTATTTCCTAAAGAATTACAGTTTCAACAACCAGAACAAGGGGGAGTAGATGGTGTTTCTGTTCAGGGAGCAAACTCAAACAAGCAATACAACCTATCTGCTTTTCTGGTACACAATTATACGGCAAGTGAACGTCTTGATTTTAGAACACAGTTGGGTATTACTAAAGAAGTTTTTGACAGAAATTCTTATTTAATCACTGCTACAGATTTAATTGCTTCAGAAAGTAATGTAGATCAGGCAGGAAATATAGGGGTTAATCAGTTTAGATTGAAGCAGCAGGATGCGGGATTCTTTGTTCAGGAAGAGATAAATTTTGAAGATAAGCTTATCGCTGCCATCGGGGTACGAGGAGATAGATCATCTAACAATGGTGATGCAAATCAACTCTATTACTATCCTAAAGCTTCACTTGCAGCAAACATTCATGAATTTGGTTTATGGGAGGAAGACTCTTTCTTAAACCAACTTAAATTAAGAGCTGCTTATGGGGAAGCGGGTAACTTTCCTTCTTACGGAAGTTTATTTACCAGCTACTTTGCATCTTCAACAGGAGGATTATCAGGTATTAGCTTGTTAGGTACTTTAGGAAATCCAGATCTTCAGCCAGAACGTCAAAAAGAATTTGAAACAGGTATCGATATTGGTCTATTAAACAACAGAATTACAGCTTCTGTAACCTACTACGTTAAAAAAGTAGATGATTTGATTTTACAAGCAGCAAAAGAACCTTCATCAGGTTTTGATTCTGAATTTGTAAATGCAGGAAAACTTCAAAATAAAGGTATTGAGATTAGCCTTGATGCAACTATTGCTCAATCTGAAAACTTTAGCTGGGATGCAGGAATCAACTTCTTTAAAAACAAATCAAAAATCACGCAGTTAGATATACCGGCGTTTAACATAGGTGCTTTTGGAGCAACTTTAGGAACTTTTAGAATTGAGGAAGGTCAAAGTGCTACACAGATTGTAGGTATAGGTCCTAATCCAGGTGAAAATGGTCTACAAAAATTTGGTGATGCAGAGCCAGATTTTCAAATAGGTTTCAATAATAACATTAAGTATGATAATTTTTCACTTTCTTTCTTATGGCAGTGGAAAAAGGGTGGTGATAACATAAATCTTACTAATCTTTTAAGCGATCTTAACGGTACAAGTCACGACTTTGATACCATTGATCTTGATCCTGACGGTCAATTAGGAAACGGTCCTTACCGTGTAAGTCAGTTAGGTTCTTCTGCAAAAGTATTTGTGCAGGATGCATCTTACATTAGATTGCGTGAGATTGGTTTGTACTATACGTTACCTTCAGGAGTGCTTGATAACTTCTTAGGTGGTACATTTAGTCAGATAAAATTAGGATTTTCAGGAACTAACCTAATCAATATTTTTGATTACAACAGTTATGACCCTGAGGTTTCAAACTTTGGTTCAAATGGAATATTTACAGGAGTTGAAGTAACACCGTTTCCATCTTCAAAACGTTACTTGTTTAACGTATCATTTAAATTTTAA
- a CDS encoding RagB/SusD family nutrient uptake outer membrane protein, with the protein MKTFKYISMLFLAGTLSVSCEVDEYSNLNGPEVSDIVADLSRGDLRDLVGGTFYSMRNRLGTYYDDVGVVGREYFRFSSSDPRFTADLLGGENSVLDNNTFYTTGPWSARYRTVKELNIISDGIANSTADFTEAERNATRAYANTIKAHELLLNLNLMDENGIRLDVSDPNNLGPIVGKAEALTGILGLLNESATLLANAGDSFPFEFPVGFTGFDTPATFLEFNRALAARVALYQEDYAGALNYLSNSFLDLTGDLDTGVYYSFSLDATDLPNPMFFPLNASTAGARIVQSSFVTDAEAGDTRLGKVVQRDESLTLDGLTGNYDVFLYPSQTSSIPLIRNEELILIYAEASIFTTPANAVTGINRVRTAAGLTAYTGAQTEAALIDELLKQRRYSLYAEGHRWIDVRRYDRLNTLPLERPNDDVWSSFPIPLNENE; encoded by the coding sequence ATGAAAACATTTAAATATATAAGTATGCTTTTTCTTGCGGGGACGTTAAGTGTCTCGTGCGAGGTTGATGAGTATTCTAATCTTAATGGCCCCGAAGTATCTGATATTGTTGCAGATCTTTCTAGAGGAGATTTAAGGGATTTAGTAGGAGGAACTTTTTATTCGATGCGTAACCGTTTAGGTACGTATTATGATGATGTGGGTGTTGTAGGTCGCGAGTATTTTAGATTCTCAAGTTCAGACCCGCGATTTACTGCAGATTTATTGGGTGGTGAGAATTCAGTCTTAGACAATAATACATTTTATACCACCGGCCCCTGGTCTGCACGATACCGTACGGTAAAAGAATTAAATATTATAAGTGATGGTATTGCAAATTCTACAGCAGATTTTACAGAAGCAGAGCGCAATGCAACTCGAGCATATGCAAATACGATTAAAGCGCACGAGTTATTGCTGAATCTTAATCTGATGGATGAAAATGGGATACGTCTTGATGTGAGTGATCCTAATAATCTGGGACCAATTGTAGGTAAAGCAGAAGCGCTTACAGGAATTTTAGGTCTATTAAATGAATCAGCTACACTATTAGCTAATGCAGGAGATTCTTTTCCGTTTGAATTTCCGGTAGGTTTTACGGGTTTTGATACGCCAGCAACCTTTTTAGAGTTTAACAGAGCTCTTGCCGCTAGGGTAGCATTATATCAAGAAGATTATGCAGGAGCTTTAAATTATTTAAGCAATTCATTTCTTGATTTAACTGGCGACTTGGATACTGGTGTTTATTATAGTTTCTCTTTAGATGCTACAGATTTACCAAACCCTATGTTTTTCCCACTAAATGCATCAACTGCTGGGGCACGAATTGTACAATCTAGTTTTGTTACAGACGCAGAGGCAGGTGATACCCGTTTAGGTAAAGTAGTTCAGCGCGATGAGTCCTTAACATTAGACGGTCTTACGGGTAATTATGATGTGTTTCTTTATCCTTCACAAACGAGTTCTATTCCGTTAATTCGCAATGAGGAGTTAATTTTAATATACGCTGAAGCAAGTATTTTTACTACTCCTGCAAATGCGGTTACTGGTATTAATCGCGTGCGCACAGCAGCAGGGCTTACAGCATATACTGGTGCTCAAACAGAAGCAGCATTAATTGATGAACTTCTAAAGCAACGTAGATATTCATTATACGCAGAGGGTCATAGATGGATAGATGTTAGAAGATATGATCGTTTAAATACGTTACCTCTTGAGCGTCCTAATGATGATGTATGGAGTTCATTTCCTATTCCGCTTAATGAAAATGAGTAA
- a CDS encoding efflux RND transporter periplasmic adaptor subunit translates to MKNIVSLLVITTLLISCGEKQVDVDKLIASGDIEAIKEAQTQLKDESTELQLKLKKLNTVIENAEKKNNGPLVSTQKVTDTLFNHFLEIQGNVETKQNVMISAEYSGVLSRVFVKEGDKVTKGQVLARIDDGGLGSQLAQLETQAQLNKTTFERQKRLWDQNIGSEIQYLQAKATYEASQSQVNQLKSQLGKTTINAPFSGTIDQVMTEQGSAVMPGTQLYRIVNLSDMYITAEVPESYLGTVNIGKTVEVDFPVLNKNIESKIRQTSNFINPANRSFTIEVAVPNEEKSIKPNLTAKLKINDYTSENAILIPLSVISENAEGEQYVYVATSGTENNRIAKRVIVKTGKAQGDKIEILTGLNAGDEIIVQGARSVQDNQEIRILNN, encoded by the coding sequence ATGAAAAATATAGTATCCCTACTCGTAATTACCACACTATTAATTTCTTGTGGCGAAAAACAAGTTGATGTAGATAAACTTATTGCTTCAGGAGATATTGAAGCTATTAAGGAAGCGCAGACTCAATTAAAAGATGAGAGTACAGAGCTCCAATTAAAGCTTAAAAAATTAAATACGGTTATTGAAAATGCGGAAAAGAAAAATAACGGTCCGTTAGTTTCTACTCAGAAAGTAACAGATACTTTATTTAATCATTTTCTAGAAATACAGGGGAATGTTGAAACCAAACAAAATGTAATGATTAGCGCAGAATACAGCGGGGTTTTATCTCGGGTATTTGTTAAAGAAGGCGACAAGGTCACTAAAGGTCAGGTTTTAGCACGTATAGACGATGGCGGTTTAGGATCTCAGTTGGCTCAGTTAGAAACTCAAGCCCAACTTAACAAAACCACTTTTGAACGTCAAAAGCGCTTATGGGATCAGAATATAGGTTCTGAAATTCAATATTTACAGGCAAAAGCAACTTACGAGGCTTCTCAAAGCCAGGTAAATCAATTAAAGAGTCAATTAGGAAAAACTACTATAAATGCACCCTTTTCAGGAACAATAGACCAGGTAATGACTGAGCAAGGTTCTGCAGTAATGCCAGGCACTCAATTATACCGAATTGTAAATCTAAGCGATATGTATATCACTGCTGAAGTACCTGAAAGTTACTTAGGGACTGTAAACATTGGTAAAACTGTAGAAGTAGATTTCCCGGTACTCAATAAGAATATCGAATCTAAAATACGCCAGACCAGTAATTTTATCAATCCTGCTAACCGCTCCTTTACTATTGAAGTAGCAGTACCTAATGAAGAGAAAAGTATAAAACCAAACCTTACTGCAAAACTTAAGATTAATGATTACACCAGTGAAAATGCTATTTTAATTCCGCTTAGTGTAATTTCTGAAAACGCGGAAGGCGAGCAATATGTATACGTAGCAACTTCAGGAACTGAAAACAATAGAATTGCAAAACGAGTTATCGTCAAAACCGGAAAAGCACAGGGAGATAAAATAGAAATTCTAACAGGATTGAATGCAGGTGATGAAATCATCGTTCAGGGCGCTCGCAGCGTACAGGATAATCAGGAGATTAGAATCCTAAATAATTAA